Proteins encoded within one genomic window of uncultured Draconibacterium sp.:
- a CDS encoding sulfatase produces the protein MKKLISICCVLLGLSLAGNAQEKPMNVLFIATDDMSTDLNTFGNPDVYTPNMDRLAERGVVFQNAYCQAPLCGPSRASLMTGYYPDKTGVFDLGPRFREKLPDAVTMAQLFKNNGYFTCRIGKIFHQGVPGDIGHAGHDDPASWTTTYNPIGKDKTDEYKLQGGDAVMLGTYLAMDCNDDEVTDAISANVALSILRQRTGNQMISAYGSYGAGRVSPEPFFLALGFYRPHIPYMAPKKYFDMYPLEDIKLHKNPENDWENKPHAAAWIWPPNAGSTEEQQKKAIQAYYASISFVDAQVGKLLDGLEEFDLLDNTIIVFWSDHGYQLGEHGQWQKQTLFEKGSNQPLLISVPGVTSGTRTEAIVQLVDLYPTLAELAGLEPPKDLVGHSLVPLLKDPEAEWDHPAFTIQARTVNPRAQEGQSKYSFNPRLASENPTIFGRTIRVKKYRYTEWDEGRLGAELYDYENDPKEFNNLANDPKYKDIVDELATILHRDFSAE, from the coding sequence ATGAAAAAACTAATTAGCATTTGCTGTGTGTTGTTGGGGCTGAGTTTAGCCGGGAATGCACAGGAAAAACCAATGAACGTGCTGTTCATCGCAACCGATGATATGAGTACAGACCTTAATACCTTTGGGAATCCGGATGTTTATACACCTAATATGGACCGTTTGGCCGAAAGGGGAGTAGTGTTTCAAAATGCCTATTGCCAGGCGCCGTTATGTGGGCCAAGCCGTGCATCGTTAATGACTGGTTACTACCCGGATAAAACGGGAGTTTTTGATCTTGGACCCCGGTTTCGTGAGAAGTTGCCCGATGCCGTAACAATGGCTCAATTATTCAAGAATAACGGCTATTTTACCTGCCGCATTGGTAAAATATTTCACCAGGGGGTTCCCGGCGATATTGGTCATGCAGGACACGATGATCCGGCTTCATGGACAACAACGTACAATCCGATTGGAAAAGATAAAACCGATGAGTATAAACTTCAGGGTGGCGATGCCGTAATGTTGGGAACCTATCTCGCCATGGATTGTAACGATGATGAGGTAACCGATGCTATTTCGGCAAATGTGGCTTTAAGTATTTTGCGCCAGCGCACCGGAAATCAGATGATAAGTGCGTATGGTAGTTATGGTGCCGGTCGTGTAAGTCCCGAGCCATTCTTTTTGGCGCTTGGTTTTTATCGTCCGCATATCCCGTATATGGCGCCGAAAAAGTACTTCGATATGTACCCGCTGGAGGACATAAAATTGCATAAAAATCCTGAAAACGACTGGGAGAATAAACCACATGCTGCAGCCTGGATTTGGCCACCAAATGCAGGATCGACAGAGGAGCAACAAAAGAAAGCGATTCAGGCCTACTATGCTTCCATTTCGTTTGTTGATGCACAAGTTGGTAAACTGCTCGACGGACTGGAAGAGTTTGATTTGTTGGACAATACTATCATTGTTTTCTGGAGCGATCACGGATATCAGTTGGGAGAACACGGACAGTGGCAAAAACAGACTTTATTTGAAAAGGGATCGAATCAGCCATTATTAATTTCTGTGCCGGGAGTAACATCGGGAACCAGAACCGAAGCAATTGTGCAACTGGTTGATCTTTACCCCACACTGGCCGAACTTGCCGGTTTGGAGCCTCCAAAAGATTTGGTGGGCCACAGTTTGGTGCCACTTCTAAAAGATCCAGAGGCAGAGTGGGATCACCCGGCTTTTACCATTCAGGCACGAACAGTAAATCCACGGGCACAGGAAGGACAGTCGAAATACAGTTTTAATCCACGCCTTGCTTCTGAGAATCCTACCATCTTCGGACGAACTATTCGCGTTAAAAAATATCGTTATACAGAGTGGGACGAAGGTCGTTTGGGAGCAGAACTATATGATTATGAAAATGATCCGAAAGAGTTTAATAATCTGGCCAATGACCCGAAATACAAGGACATTGTAGATGAATTAGCCACAATTCTGCACCGGGATTTTAGCGCGGAGTAG
- a CDS encoding sulfatase, with translation MRIKLISRNVVLLVVLMATAFACTIATTQEETRQKPNIVIIFADDMGYGDVGVFGHPTIKTPQLDRLATEGQKWTNFYVAAPVCTPSRAGLMTGRLPIRTGMTSDKRGVLFPDSKGGLPENEITIASALKQADYSTAIIGKWHLGHLQPFDPNSHGFDYYFGIPYSNDMDYNFPEGVDYFEACNNPKEGYFNVPLKRNRETIEQPAKQGTITRRYTEEAVKYIGEHKDGPFFLYLAHSMPHVPLFPSDEFRGTSERGTYGDVIEEIDWSVGKVIDALKENGLDDNTLVIFTSDNGPWLLFNENGGSAGLLRGGKGGTYEGGMREPTVFWGPGMVDPGVVSELGTTMDLLPTFCKMAGVELPDDRIYDGYDITSVITEKAKSPREEVFYYAGTQLYAVRKGVYKAHFVTRPATYGVAPTVLEVPELYNLSVDPSEKYDIAEQHLDVVEELRELAEAHKATVVPVVDQLDLR, from the coding sequence ATGCGAATCAAACTTATTTCTCGGAATGTCGTTCTATTGGTCGTGTTAATGGCTACAGCTTTTGCCTGTACCATCGCAACAACACAAGAAGAAACCCGGCAAAAACCAAATATCGTAATAATATTTGCCGACGATATGGGCTATGGCGATGTTGGTGTTTTTGGGCACCCAACTATAAAAACTCCTCAGCTTGACCGCTTGGCTACTGAAGGCCAAAAGTGGACAAATTTTTATGTGGCAGCACCGGTTTGTACGCCATCGCGTGCAGGTTTAATGACGGGCCGACTGCCTATACGAACAGGAATGACAAGTGACAAGCGCGGGGTTTTGTTCCCCGACTCGAAAGGTGGACTTCCTGAAAACGAAATAACCATTGCATCGGCATTGAAACAGGCCGATTATTCAACTGCTATCATCGGGAAATGGCACCTTGGACATTTGCAGCCTTTCGATCCTAACTCGCATGGTTTCGACTATTACTTCGGAATTCCGTACAGTAACGATATGGACTACAATTTTCCGGAAGGCGTAGACTATTTTGAGGCTTGTAACAATCCTAAGGAAGGTTATTTTAATGTGCCTTTAAAACGAAACCGTGAAACAATTGAACAACCTGCGAAGCAAGGAACAATAACAAGAAGATATACCGAAGAAGCTGTAAAATATATCGGCGAGCACAAAGACGGACCATTCTTTTTATACCTGGCGCATTCAATGCCTCATGTGCCTCTTTTTCCTTCTGATGAATTTAGAGGAACAAGCGAAAGAGGAACTTACGGAGATGTTATTGAAGAGATTGACTGGAGTGTGGGTAAAGTAATCGACGCACTAAAAGAAAATGGCTTGGATGACAATACGTTGGTAATTTTTACTTCGGATAACGGTCCGTGGTTACTTTTTAATGAGAATGGGGGAAGTGCCGGTTTGCTTCGAGGAGGAAAAGGCGGAACTTACGAAGGCGGAATGCGGGAACCAACAGTTTTTTGGGGACCGGGAATGGTTGATCCTGGCGTTGTAAGCGAATTGGGTACTACGATGGACTTGCTTCCAACATTCTGTAAAATGGCCGGTGTTGAACTTCCTGACGACCGGATTTACGACGGTTATGATATTACTTCCGTAATCACGGAAAAGGCTAAATCGCCACGCGAAGAAGTATTTTATTACGCTGGAACACAGCTTTATGCCGTAAGAAAGGGAGTATACAAAGCACATTTTGTAACACGTCCGGCAACTTATGGTGTGGCGCCGACGGTACTTGAAGTTCCGGAATTGTACAACCTGAGTGTTGACCCATCGGAAAAATACGATATTGCGGAGCAACATCTTGATGTAGTTGAAGAGTTAAGAGAATTAGCGGAAGCACATAAAGCTACAGTGGTTCCGGTTGTTGATCAGCTTGATTTGCGATAG
- a CDS encoding sulfatase-like hydrolase/transferase: protein MTKPISKISIILYVLILFPVFQQKLSAANFDASQKPNVILIMADDLGYSGITPFGGIGLETPALDKLASKGVVCTNFHTNAPVCSPTRVSIMTGSYQQRVGLNHIYSETGGDEGLDPTTNPSFAKKLQEAGYRTAVFGKWHMGMDMKYNPTNHGFDEFRGFLKGNVDFISHYNTTPEVDWWHNKEKANEPGYATDLINKYAVDFVKESEGQPFFLYVPHAAIHTPIQGRNDEPIRTEDTYMYDNGAAMEVPEYQRRYREMIKILDEGVGMLIDELERQGIMENTMIIFTSDNGALQVAADKYPGANGFFNGSKATVYEGGTRVPAIFYYPEKFKHRRTDELMLTMDFMPTILEFCGIENDRKIDGTSLLPTLIDNEPMPERDVFWANLNSVAMRSGDWKLVWSKTYSFFPQENGPEPTVELFNMLIDSKEQHSLTSDYPEKTKEMKAACLQWWDEVTKGTELEGISFLDYRFKFDMSKLPKELRRKLENRE from the coding sequence ATGACTAAACCTATTTCCAAAATTTCTATTATTCTGTATGTTTTAATACTATTTCCGGTATTCCAGCAAAAATTGTCGGCAGCTAATTTTGATGCTTCCCAAAAGCCGAATGTAATTCTTATAATGGCCGACGATCTTGGTTATTCAGGAATCACACCATTTGGCGGAATCGGGTTGGAAACTCCGGCACTAGACAAGCTGGCTTCGAAAGGAGTTGTTTGTACAAATTTTCATACCAATGCGCCGGTTTGCTCGCCGACGCGGGTTTCAATAATGACCGGTTCGTACCAGCAACGTGTTGGGCTAAATCATATTTATTCTGAAACCGGAGGAGATGAGGGACTTGATCCTACAACAAATCCATCGTTTGCAAAAAAACTTCAGGAAGCCGGGTATCGTACTGCCGTGTTTGGAAAATGGCACATGGGAATGGACATGAAATACAATCCTACAAATCATGGATTCGACGAGTTTCGTGGATTCTTAAAAGGAAATGTTGACTTTATTTCGCATTATAATACTACCCCGGAAGTGGATTGGTGGCACAACAAAGAGAAAGCCAACGAACCCGGTTATGCTACCGATTTGATCAACAAATACGCGGTTGATTTTGTAAAAGAAAGCGAAGGACAACCATTCTTCCTTTATGTTCCACATGCTGCTATTCATACGCCAATTCAGGGACGTAATGATGAGCCTATCCGTACCGAAGATACCTATATGTACGATAATGGTGCAGCTATGGAAGTTCCCGAATACCAACGCCGATATCGCGAAATGATTAAGATATTGGACGAAGGTGTGGGGATGCTGATCGACGAGTTGGAGCGCCAGGGAATTATGGAAAATACGATGATCATTTTTACATCGGATAACGGAGCATTGCAAGTGGCTGCTGATAAATATCCCGGAGCAAACGGATTTTTTAACGGTTCAAAAGCCACGGTTTACGAAGGAGGAACGCGTGTGCCGGCTATCTTCTATTATCCTGAAAAATTTAAACATCGGAGAACGGATGAACTGATGCTGACAATGGATTTTATGCCAACGATACTGGAATTTTGCGGAATTGAAAATGACAGAAAGATTGACGGAACATCCCTGTTGCCAACTTTAATTGACAATGAGCCAATGCCCGAACGCGATGTTTTCTGGGCAAACCTGAATTCTGTGGCCATGCGTAGTGGAGATTGGAAACTGGTTTGGAGTAAAACCTACAGTTTTTTCCCGCAAGAAAACGGACCGGAACCAACGGTTGAATTGTTTAATATGCTTATCGACTCGAAAGAACAGCACAGCCTTACCAGCGATTATCCCGAAAAAACTAAAGAAATGAAAGCCGCATGTTTGCAATGGTGGGATGAGGTGACAAAAGGTACTGAGCTCGAAGGTATTTCATTTTTGGATTACCGCTTCAAGTTCGATATGTCGAAACTTCCAAAAGAGTTAAGACGAAAGCTGGAGAATAGGGAATAA
- a CDS encoding RagB/SusD family nutrient uptake outer membrane protein: protein MKNKIFISILLLAVFFVPYSCSDVLDEEVYSELSDSYLKTESGLNTVVYSAYSSFNATGFTLTRDFFINVYMSGIGYGKGGTWETGTAVTFQTYTWDSNNAYFSSDLWNNPYTSIRNANILLDKIVVEDADYSDDYRKLITAEAKGIRGASYAALFNHFGPTPVFTTTETTELELPRASEQEMLTRIETDLTEAAADLPVEPVQYGRMCKGGALGFLCKHYLNTHQWQKAADAAQQIIGLGKYSLQPNYLDAFGPENEGNSEVVWANPADAANSAEFFMALAYPTDFPLPLPSQGTWATRTYLYDSFLDSFEENDSRLDGIATSYVSKQTGETVIGYGEDHSLPIKFGFDPNAVAFFSGIDLPRLRYSDILLARAEALNEIGGPSQEAIDLINQVRARAGISLLSDGDFTQASLRDQILEERFHEFYFEGKEVEDLVRQGKLISDAISRGVNAKEYHVLFPIPQAEIDANTNINENNPGY from the coding sequence ATGAAGAATAAAATATTTATATCAATTCTACTATTAGCAGTGTTTTTCGTGCCTTACAGTTGTTCTGATGTATTGGACGAAGAAGTATACTCTGAATTATCTGATTCATACTTGAAGACGGAAAGCGGACTGAATACGGTTGTGTATTCTGCATACAGTTCTTTTAATGCAACAGGTTTTACACTTACCCGAGATTTTTTCATTAATGTTTATATGTCGGGAATAGGATACGGAAAAGGAGGAACCTGGGAAACCGGTACTGCCGTAACTTTTCAGACCTACACATGGGACTCGAATAATGCATACTTTAGTTCTGATTTATGGAACAATCCATATACTTCTATCCGAAATGCAAACATATTATTGGATAAAATTGTGGTGGAAGATGCAGATTATTCCGACGATTACAGAAAGCTGATTACGGCTGAAGCGAAAGGAATCAGAGGAGCATCTTATGCAGCATTGTTCAATCATTTTGGTCCAACACCGGTATTTACAACTACTGAAACTACTGAACTGGAGTTACCAAGAGCATCGGAGCAGGAAATGTTAACCAGGATTGAAACCGATTTGACTGAAGCTGCTGCTGACCTACCGGTTGAACCTGTTCAATATGGAAGAATGTGTAAAGGCGGTGCTTTAGGATTTTTGTGCAAACATTATTTAAATACGCATCAATGGCAAAAAGCAGCTGACGCAGCACAACAAATTATTGGTCTTGGAAAATACAGTTTGCAACCAAATTACCTGGATGCTTTTGGTCCCGAAAATGAAGGCAATAGTGAGGTGGTTTGGGCCAATCCTGCGGATGCAGCAAATAGCGCTGAGTTTTTTATGGCACTTGCTTATCCTACCGATTTCCCATTGCCATTGCCAAGTCAGGGAACATGGGCTACAAGAACCTATTTGTATGATAGTTTTTTGGATTCATTTGAAGAAAATGATTCTCGATTAGACGGGATTGCTACCAGCTATGTCAGTAAACAAACCGGTGAAACGGTTATTGGTTACGGAGAAGATCATTCTTTACCCATTAAATTTGGTTTTGATCCGAATGCCGTTGCATTTTTTTCGGGTATTGATTTGCCACGATTAAGATATTCCGATATTTTACTTGCACGTGCAGAAGCCTTGAATGAGATTGGTGGTCCTTCTCAGGAAGCGATTGACTTAATTAATCAGGTAAGAGCAAGAGCTGGTATTTCTTTACTTTCTGACGGAGACTTTACTCAGGCAAGTTTAAGAGATCAAATTCTGGAAGAAAGGTTCCATGAATTCTATTTTGAAGGAAAAGAAGTAGAAGATTTGGTAAGACAAGGAAAATTAATTTCAGATGCCATTTCAAGAGGAGTTAATGCAAAAGAATATCATGTACTTTTCCCGATACCTCAGGCGGAAATTGATGCCAATACCAACATTAATGAAAACAACCCTGGCTACTAG
- a CDS encoding TonB-dependent receptor has product MKTTVFILLVFVYNSFAISSYSQATKLNIDLKDVTVKDVLTNIENQSEFYFMYEASKVDVNRRVSISVEGKVINEILDELFEDVNVSYRINNRQIALRTDEVTASADQQLTVSGVVKDTGGEPLPGVSVVIKGTTQGTITDFDGKYSIPDVPGDAILSFSFVGMKAQEVSVNGQATIDIVMTEETIGLEEVVAIGYGTVKKSDLTGSVASVKSEDLNQGGISSVDQAMQGRIAGVQISQASNEPGGGLSIRVRGASSVNASSEPLYVIDGLPIDNSEGLAGGNAALVSDNNNAKNPLNSLNPNDIQSIEILKDASATAIYGSRGANGVVLITTKMGTRGIKFSYDGYAGVQSVAKKIDILDTEAYINIINDLSQEQGEGVVFSSEDISRIGAGTNWQDEIYRVAPIQSHNLSMSGGVAKTKYYVSLNYFDQQGVVKETGVKRYIARLNLNQEINDKLNFGVNLNVSRENSDNYSGGVNTNESAGPVNTALLYDPTLPIFDENGDYYRSFDLTINNPMSTVYGITNKNETNRMFGNVTLDYEVIPDLHAKINVGFDNQNMRRDVYNSRLTIHGATNNGVANIASLDRSNVLAEYTMNYSKEINENQSLNVLAGVTYQDFIQKMFSAGTNNFPSDDVMTNNLGLGDPANRDISSNKQGYTLLSYLGRANYSIYNFLLTGSIRADGSSRFGENTKWGYFPSFALGWKLMEEDFVPDVFSELKLRASWGQTGNQSIGNYQSLSTYSSGGTAILGGSAYVGTVPARIANPDLKWETTAQTNIGIDYGFIKGRITGSIDYFVKKTSDMLLNLPLPQSSGFSSVYRNTGSMKNSGFEFMINSRNVVKNNFTWNTTFNLSTLKNEVTDLGSLDLINTGNVQAVGNTAIIKTGIPINSYYGYKITGIFQEGDDFSVQPDAQPGYPKFEDYNNDGTISTGDLQVLGDPFPDVTFGLRNSFTYKNFMFDFFFQGQFGADLLNINAIESMYPANFRRNRITEQVEDRWTPQNTDAKWPSGANTSAYDAGKVSNLVIEDASYIRLKSVQLSYDIPVKIAGISSARVYVQGQNLFTITDYSGYDPEANAFGQSSVKLDYNAYPLSRTWMLGVNVQF; this is encoded by the coding sequence ATGAAAACAACCGTATTTATTTTACTCGTTTTCGTGTATAACTCCTTCGCTATTAGCTCTTACTCTCAAGCAACCAAACTAAACATAGATTTAAAAGATGTTACCGTAAAAGATGTACTAACCAACATCGAAAATCAATCGGAATTTTACTTCATGTATGAAGCAAGTAAGGTTGATGTAAATCGCAGAGTAAGTATATCTGTTGAAGGTAAAGTAATTAACGAAATTCTTGATGAGCTATTCGAAGATGTCAATGTTAGTTACAGAATAAATAACCGGCAGATAGCTTTACGGACTGACGAGGTTACAGCAAGTGCCGATCAGCAGCTAACAGTAAGTGGTGTTGTTAAGGATACAGGTGGTGAGCCACTGCCCGGTGTATCGGTAGTTATAAAAGGAACTACCCAGGGAACCATTACCGATTTTGATGGGAAATATTCGATTCCTGATGTACCTGGCGATGCGATACTTTCTTTTTCGTTTGTAGGAATGAAAGCGCAGGAAGTATCAGTTAACGGACAGGCCACGATCGATATCGTTATGACGGAAGAAACCATTGGTTTGGAAGAAGTTGTAGCCATTGGTTATGGTACAGTTAAAAAGAGCGACTTAACCGGTTCGGTTGCCTCGGTAAAAAGTGAAGATTTAAACCAGGGTGGCATTTCATCGGTCGACCAGGCCATGCAGGGACGTATTGCCGGTGTGCAGATTTCTCAGGCTTCGAACGAACCGGGTGGTGGATTGTCTATTCGTGTTCGTGGTGCCAGCTCTGTAAATGCCAGTAGCGAGCCGCTTTATGTTATCGACGGTTTACCAATTGATAACAGCGAAGGACTTGCCGGTGGTAATGCAGCATTAGTAAGTGATAATAATAATGCAAAAAACCCATTGAACTCATTAAATCCAAACGATATTCAATCGATTGAGATTTTAAAAGATGCTTCGGCAACTGCTATTTATGGTTCGCGTGGAGCTAACGGTGTAGTACTTATTACTACCAAAATGGGTACTCGTGGAATTAAATTTAGTTACGATGGTTATGCCGGAGTTCAATCTGTGGCTAAAAAAATTGATATTCTTGATACGGAAGCTTACATCAATATCATCAACGATTTATCGCAGGAACAGGGAGAAGGTGTTGTATTTTCTTCGGAAGATATTTCCCGAATTGGTGCCGGTACAAACTGGCAGGATGAAATATACCGGGTAGCACCCATCCAAAGCCATAACTTGTCGATGTCGGGCGGTGTGGCAAAAACGAAATATTACGTTTCGCTGAATTACTTCGATCAACAGGGTGTGGTTAAAGAAACCGGTGTAAAAAGATACATTGCACGTTTAAACCTGAATCAGGAAATTAACGACAAACTTAACTTCGGTGTAAACTTAAATGTGAGTAGAGAAAACAGCGATAACTACTCCGGGGGTGTAAATACCAACGAAAGTGCCGGTCCGGTAAATACTGCTCTGTTATACGATCCTACGCTTCCGATTTTTGATGAGAATGGAGATTATTACCGTTCATTCGATCTTACCATTAACAACCCAATGAGTACTGTTTATGGGATAACCAATAAAAACGAGACCAACCGTATGTTTGGTAATGTAACACTGGATTATGAGGTGATTCCTGATTTGCATGCGAAGATCAATGTCGGTTTCGATAACCAGAATATGCGCCGGGATGTATATAACTCCAGGTTAACTATTCACGGCGCTACCAATAATGGAGTGGCTAATATTGCGTCGTTAGATCGATCGAATGTATTGGCGGAGTATACCATGAACTATTCGAAAGAGATTAATGAAAATCAATCGTTGAATGTTTTGGCTGGTGTTACTTACCAGGATTTTATTCAGAAAATGTTTTCTGCAGGAACCAATAATTTCCCTTCAGATGATGTAATGACTAATAATTTGGGTCTTGGTGATCCGGCAAACCGCGATATCTCAAGTAATAAGCAGGGATACACCTTGTTATCTTATCTGGGACGTGCCAATTATTCCATCTATAATTTCCTTTTAACCGGTTCGATAAGAGCTGATGGGTCTTCTCGTTTCGGTGAGAATACGAAATGGGGATATTTTCCATCATTCGCGCTGGGTTGGAAATTAATGGAAGAAGATTTTGTACCTGATGTATTCTCTGAGCTAAAATTAAGAGCCAGTTGGGGACAAACAGGTAACCAATCGATTGGTAATTACCAGTCGCTTAGTACCTATAGCTCTGGTGGTACAGCTATTTTGGGAGGAAGTGCTTATGTTGGAACCGTTCCTGCAAGGATTGCCAATCCTGATTTGAAGTGGGAAACTACTGCGCAAACCAACATTGGTATTGATTATGGATTTATTAAGGGACGAATTACAGGATCGATCGACTATTTTGTTAAAAAGACATCGGACATGTTATTAAATCTTCCTTTACCTCAATCTTCCGGATTTAGTTCTGTATACAGAAATACAGGATCAATGAAGAACAGTGGATTTGAATTCATGATTAATTCAAGAAATGTTGTTAAAAATAATTTTACATGGAATACCACATTTAATCTCTCAACACTGAAGAATGAAGTGACTGACCTGGGCTCTCTCGACCTGATTAATACAGGTAATGTTCAGGCAGTTGGTAATACTGCAATTATTAAAACCGGAATTCCGATTAATTCCTATTATGGATATAAAATTACCGGAATTTTCCAGGAAGGAGATGACTTCTCCGTTCAGCCTGATGCACAACCGGGATATCCTAAATTTGAAGATTATAACAACGACGGAACGATTTCAACAGGTGATTTACAAGTGCTTGGAGATCCATTCCCTGATGTGACTTTTGGATTGAGAAACTCGTTCACGTACAAAAATTTCATGTTCGACTTTTTCTTCCAGGGACAGTTTGGTGCCGATCTGTTGAATATTAATGCTATTGAAAGTATGTATCCGGCCAACTTCCGCAGAAACAGAATTACTGAACAGGTTGAAGATCGCTGGACACCGCAAAATACCGATGCCAAATGGCCATCAGGAGCCAATACAAGTGCTTACGATGCAGGTAAAGTAAGTAACCTTGTTATTGAGGATGCTTCCTATATCCGATTAAAAAGCGTTCAGCTAAGCTACGATATCCCTGTTAAGATTGCTGGTATTTCTTCAGCAAGAGTATATGTCCAAGGACAAAATCTTTTCACTATAACTGATTATTCTGGTTACGATCCGGAAGCCAATGCATTTGGACAAAGTAGTGTAAAATTAGATTACAATGCCTATCCGTTGTCAAGAACATGGATGTTAGGTGTAAATGTTCAATTTTAA
- a CDS encoding FecR domain-containing protein, whose amino-acid sequence MTKNTIQSIKKGKLIGKHLANKASEAESRDLENWLNDNPRNKELLDEIRKDGNLEAEIDSIDAYDEKAAWQRLLELLERKKQIRILIRWKVAAIIFLIVGIGGVASNFFGPAEEEVTPQNFLTTIQTQRGESSKVILPDSSVVHLNSSTSLTYSNNFYADNRTVDLRGEAYFEVAKSATHPFEVSYDAVKVKVYGTSFNVNTATFDNTMDVVLEEGSVELSHNNNRFENVMLVPGEKASFDEANNVLRISKVDTYKYTAWREGLLVFEDDSMDRVFKKLEGWYDVDIEITDEKINEFVFNATIMDESLEDIFDLIQFSCGIKYNIIYSKNPKIISKVIVSLN is encoded by the coding sequence ATGACTAAGAATACCATACAATCCATAAAAAAAGGTAAGCTCATCGGAAAGCATCTGGCTAATAAAGCGTCGGAGGCAGAAAGCCGCGATCTGGAGAACTGGCTGAACGATAATCCGCGCAACAAGGAGCTGTTAGACGAAATTCGCAAGGATGGAAATCTGGAAGCAGAGATTGATTCTATCGATGCATACGATGAGAAAGCAGCCTGGCAACGTTTGCTTGAATTACTGGAAAGAAAAAAACAGATACGCATTTTGATTCGCTGGAAAGTAGCTGCTATTATTTTCCTGATTGTTGGAATTGGGGGAGTGGCTTCCAATTTTTTCGGACCGGCAGAAGAAGAAGTAACACCTCAGAATTTTCTGACTACAATACAAACGCAACGAGGAGAATCTTCAAAAGTAATCTTACCCGACAGCTCGGTGGTTCATTTAAATTCTTCAACATCATTAACCTACTCCAATAATTTCTATGCTGATAATCGCACTGTCGATCTGCGTGGCGAAGCTTATTTCGAGGTAGCTAAAAGTGCAACACATCCTTTTGAGGTTTCCTACGACGCTGTAAAAGTAAAAGTGTACGGAACGTCTTTTAATGTAAATACAGCTACGTTTGATAATACGATGGATGTTGTATTGGAAGAGGGCAGTGTAGAGCTTTCGCATAACAACAACCGTTTTGAAAATGTAATGTTGGTCCCCGGGGAAAAGGCCAGTTTTGACGAGGCAAATAACGTTCTGCGAATTAGTAAAGTTGATACTTATAAGTACACGGCCTGGCGCGAAGGACTGTTGGTTTTCGAAGACGATTCGATGGACAGAGTGTTCAAAAAACTGGAAGGTTGGTACGACGTTGATATTGAAATAACAGACGAAAAAATAAACGAATTTGTATTTAATGCTACAATAATGGATGAGAGTCTGGAAGACATTTTTGACCTTATTCAGTTCTCCTGTGGCATAAAATACAACATCATCTACAGCAAAAATCCAAAAATAATTTCGAAAGTAATTGTCTCACTAAACTAA
- a CDS encoding sigma-70 family RNA polymerase sigma factor, with translation MQTKLTTYEIKLTGSERVLLRDFYYANYASFCAFASKFLSDRYEIEDVVQESFISFWEQNKEFPDLASVKSYFYTAIRNSCLDKLKHDKVKNKFMELRKRLVDSKEFFLENVVKQETYNYIHQQIEKLSVMEKKVILLAMEGESNNAIAEKLGIKLNTVKTHKQRAYKILRENITRFIFYLVCR, from the coding sequence TTGCAGACAAAACTAACAACCTACGAGATCAAGCTTACGGGCAGCGAGCGTGTGCTACTGCGTGATTTTTATTACGCCAATTATGCTTCGTTCTGTGCATTCGCGTCTAAATTTCTTTCTGATAGATATGAAATTGAAGATGTTGTTCAGGAAAGCTTTATTTCTTTCTGGGAGCAGAACAAAGAATTCCCGGACCTCGCCTCTGTTAAATCATACTTCTATACCGCTATTCGAAATTCCTGTTTGGATAAATTGAAACACGACAAGGTGAAAAACAAGTTCATGGAATTAAGAAAACGGCTTGTCGATTCGAAAGAGTTTTTTCTTGAAAATGTAGTAAAACAGGAGACGTACAATTATATCCATCAGCAGATTGAAAAACTATCCGTAATGGAGAAGAAAGTAATTCTTTTGGCCATGGAAGGAGAGTCGAACAATGCTATTGCAGAAAAGCTCGGAATTAAACTGAATACGGTAAAAACACACAAGCAACGAGCTTATAAAATACTTCGCGAAAATATTACCCGGTTTATCTTCTATTTAGTTTGTCGTTAA